Proteins from one Shewanella pealeana ATCC 700345 genomic window:
- a CDS encoding aminotransferase class V-fold PLP-dependent enzyme, whose amino-acid sequence MNHKPEANLANAGRRGFLKTTTGVALAAVGTSLLPATAHASSDNHIEPFHGHGSGQGFWNKVRNEFILNKRTTYMNIGTAGTMPKRVLKDYNRTNEQISINPWNSNIPTLDYAKQIAPSFGADEHELVLCRNTTDGLCTIINGLQFEYGDIILTTNHEHHGVTTPLKHVAQRYGAEVIELALPVYTPNNEVSSDDFVQVFNDAVSQYGNRVRLMVFSHVTFTTGTTLPAKRICQEVAIPNGIITLVDGAHTPGMFNLDFHDIDCDFYSGAGHKWQCGPGATGFLYVRDNANRLFEFWSDRETPLWFINTSSSAAEVQTKLQSVGQDNYPAKRALADACALWDEIGRDAIEERILDLSALCKKQLAKKFPEAMIFAPNIRELSSGLTTFNPFDDLNDGELLTEFRDRLHEEYGYIVRTTSFYLDQYDTVKTYSLRISTHLFHDEDDVKGLVKAMKQLHREMR is encoded by the coding sequence ATGAACCACAAACCTGAAGCCAACTTGGCTAACGCTGGACGTCGAGGCTTTTTAAAGACAACCACTGGCGTTGCACTTGCTGCTGTCGGAACAAGTTTACTGCCAGCCACTGCACATGCGAGCAGTGACAATCATATTGAGCCTTTCCATGGTCATGGCTCTGGCCAGGGCTTCTGGAACAAGGTTCGCAATGAATTTATCCTAAACAAGCGCACTACCTACATGAACATTGGTACTGCTGGCACCATGCCAAAGCGTGTCTTAAAAGACTATAACCGCACCAATGAACAGATCTCTATTAATCCTTGGAACAGCAATATTCCAACTTTAGATTATGCCAAGCAGATAGCTCCAAGCTTCGGTGCCGATGAGCACGAATTAGTGCTATGTCGTAACACTACCGATGGCTTATGTACCATTATCAACGGCCTACAGTTTGAGTACGGCGACATCATCTTAACCACTAACCACGAACACCACGGTGTCACTACACCACTAAAGCATGTAGCACAGCGCTATGGCGCCGAAGTGATCGAGTTGGCTCTACCTGTTTACACGCCAAATAATGAAGTAAGCAGTGATGATTTCGTGCAGGTCTTTAACGATGCGGTAAGCCAATATGGCAATCGCGTACGCTTGATGGTGTTCTCTCACGTGACGTTCACCACTGGTACCACGCTTCCAGCTAAGCGTATCTGCCAAGAGGTCGCCATTCCAAATGGTATCATTACCTTAGTCGATGGTGCGCATACTCCCGGTATGTTCAACCTAGATTTCCATGATATCGATTGTGACTTCTACTCAGGTGCAGGCCACAAGTGGCAATGTGGTCCTGGTGCTACAGGCTTCCTATACGTACGTGATAACGCTAATCGTCTATTCGAATTCTGGAGCGATCGCGAAACACCGCTATGGTTTATCAACACCTCATCATCGGCTGCAGAAGTACAGACTAAGCTGCAATCTGTTGGCCAGGATAACTACCCAGCCAAACGCGCTCTAGCAGATGCTTGCGCACTTTGGGATGAGATTGGTCGTGATGCAATTGAAGAGCGCATTCTAGATTTAAGCGCACTATGTAAGAAACAACTAGCCAAGAAATTCCCTGAGGCGATGATCTTTGCTCCTAATATTCGTGAGCTATCTAGCGGCCTAACTACCTTCAACCCATTCGACGATCTAAATGATGGCGAGCTACTGACAGAGTTCCGCGACCGTTTACATGAAGAGTATGGCTACATAGTTAGAACCACCTCTTTCTACTTAGATCAGTACGATACGGTTAAGACTTACTCTCTACGCATTTCGACTCACCTTTTCCATGATGAAGATGATGTTAAGGGTCTAGTCAAAGCGATGAAGCAACTGCATCGTGAAATGAGATAA
- a CDS encoding ABC transporter substrate-binding protein, which translates to MKSLILFILSISLLPLPSVASTDKVLTLALGAEPETGFDPIYGWGKYNRPLFQSTLIKRDNALALVSDLALRWRLSDDRLVWSVDLRQGVKFNDGTGLTASDVKFSFDTAKQSASLHDLTQLERVEIKGDYSVEFYLKQADITFIDNLVNLAIVPKASYGAQYGLKPIGSGPLAFVRWDRNQQLIMEPNPYYYGQKPEFSKVIVTFSDEDSRYARLRSGQLDLAAIAPRYAKILPPGYKLWSIDSVDNRGIAWPMVATQADNIGNDVTSDAAIRQAVDMAVDRDVLVQQLLDGFATPAYSIADGLPWGPAQTQSSQPDLAAAKRLLEQNGWQVKQGRRYRDGVAASMTLYYLAGDTVRQQLALAVAQMVKPLGIEIKPEGKSWEAIYLQMHRQPVLLGFGSHSATEVRAVYHSASRGKGYFNSGYYSNPEVDRALDSAQAAASWSESLPYWQQAQALIAADRPWTWLVNLKHLYAANECLDLAKPGIEAHGHGWPLANNIEQWRWQCPSR; encoded by the coding sequence GTGAAGTCGTTAATCCTATTCATTCTATCTATCTCTTTATTGCCCCTACCGAGTGTTGCCAGCACAGATAAAGTGCTGACACTTGCCTTAGGCGCCGAGCCTGAAACGGGTTTCGATCCTATTTATGGCTGGGGTAAATATAATCGACCATTGTTTCAGTCGACCCTGATAAAACGCGATAACGCCTTAGCCTTGGTGAGCGATCTTGCGCTGCGATGGCGCCTCAGTGATGATCGCCTTGTCTGGTCTGTCGATCTTCGCCAAGGAGTTAAGTTTAATGACGGCACTGGGTTAACCGCAAGCGACGTGAAATTTAGCTTCGATACTGCCAAGCAAAGTGCCTCGTTGCATGACTTAACTCAGCTCGAACGGGTTGAGATCAAGGGGGACTACAGTGTTGAGTTCTATCTTAAACAGGCCGACATTACCTTTATTGATAACTTGGTTAATTTAGCTATCGTTCCCAAGGCGAGCTATGGCGCTCAATATGGCCTAAAGCCTATTGGTTCAGGGCCGCTAGCGTTTGTGCGCTGGGATAGAAACCAGCAGCTTATCATGGAGCCGAACCCTTACTATTACGGACAAAAGCCTGAGTTTTCTAAGGTCATAGTGACCTTTAGTGATGAGGATAGCCGTTATGCAAGGTTGCGTTCTGGCCAGTTAGATCTTGCTGCGATCGCACCGCGTTACGCCAAGATATTACCGCCGGGCTACAAGCTGTGGAGCATAGATAGCGTCGATAACCGTGGTATCGCTTGGCCCATGGTGGCAACTCAAGCAGATAACATAGGCAACGATGTCACATCCGATGCGGCGATCCGTCAAGCTGTGGATATGGCTGTCGATCGTGATGTGTTGGTGCAGCAGTTGCTCGACGGTTTTGCCACTCCAGCCTATTCGATAGCCGATGGTTTACCTTGGGGGCCTGCACAGACACAATCGAGCCAACCAGATCTCGCTGCGGCTAAGCGGCTACTCGAACAAAACGGTTGGCAGGTTAAACAAGGGCGACGTTATCGTGATGGGGTGGCGGCCAGCATGACCCTCTATTACCTCGCGGGTGACACTGTGCGTCAACAGCTGGCGCTGGCGGTCGCGCAGATGGTTAAGCCGTTAGGCATAGAGATAAAACCTGAAGGTAAGAGCTGGGAAGCGATCTATCTACAGATGCATCGCCAGCCGGTACTGTTAGGCTTTGGTAGCCACAGTGCCACCGAGGTCAGGGCTGTTTATCATAGTGCGAGTCGGGGCAAAGGCTATTTCAACTCGGGTTACTATAGCAACCCAGAGGTCGATAGGGCACTAGATAGCGCTCAGGCGGCAGCGTCATGGTCTGAATCATTACCCTATTGGCAACAGGCACAAGCCTTGATCGCGGCAGATCGCCCTTGGACTTGGTTAGTCAATTTAAAGCACCTCTATGCGGCGAATGAATGCCTAGATCTTGCCAAACCAGGCATCGAGGCCCACGGACATGGTTGGCCGCTTGCCAATAATATCGAGCAGTGGCGTTGGCAGTGTCCGAGTCGATGA
- the nikR gene encoding nickel-responsive transcriptional regulator NikR, translating to MSNDTIRFTVSMPKSQFDEIEQDLLQRGYQSRSEYIRDLFRDRLVDKQWNESKEDVVGVLTLIFDHHQRGLSEKLIDIQHNHLVHVLCSTHVHVDHHNCLETIIIKGQAVELNAIVNRIAALKGVKVARLSRAGVV from the coding sequence ATGTCTAACGACACGATTCGCTTCACTGTTTCTATGCCAAAGTCTCAATTTGATGAGATTGAACAAGATCTATTACAACGAGGCTATCAATCCCGCTCTGAGTATATTCGCGACCTGTTCAGAGACCGCTTAGTCGATAAGCAATGGAACGAGAGTAAAGAGGATGTGGTCGGGGTACTGACACTCATCTTCGATCACCATCAACGCGGCCTGAGTGAGAAACTGATCGATATCCAGCATAACCATTTAGTACATGTCTTGTGTAGCACCCATGTACATGTCGACCACCATAACTGCCTAGAGACCATTATCATCAAGGGGCAAGCGGTCGAGCTTAACGCCATTGTGAATCGAATAGCGGCACTGAAAGGAGTCAAGGTCGCACGCTTAAGCCGCGCGGGAGTGGTATAG
- a CDS encoding putative bifunctional diguanylate cyclase/phosphodiesterase, with the protein MLTSNMKHFKWFNSKTAIIIAGILLSGYLILILTVTNLGQSRLKESQNSELNLRVSNYTENLSFFFDASEKNIANLSQKRDVNTYFSNLAAGMSLQYGLGSSLFSLTQMIENFTRSNMMDGQQIYTRVMIVGIGQTVIVNTRPEVAFDINQLPLKEMETKDHKLQVVKGVEGTAIQLLQTIYHQNKPVAILVATLNTDLLIKLLSTQEHLESGSCLTLVTPIGDILVWNSLQGCETETEIGKTSYYGDNSRIIYFEKKVASTPLVLESWFKPVSEQDIFTSAWFIAGISLLALPVFLGLIYLMRVNNANLVLQTQVELSSEQQQKLAMQNTQLHEEISKRKESESKLEYQATHDELTNLANRTHGMARLQEMIGRSHVKQTQILLLFIDLDNFKQVNDTVGHHAGDLLLKQASKRLLKSVRTSDIVARLGGDEFLVIVPDIQHQDSAKLVASSILSVFEKPFRIEQQEFFVSASIGMSVYPKDGTNASTLLKRADTALYSVKDMGRNGFNFYDEQMNLDVQRSFALNVRLHQAVQQGELEIYYQPILDLVSRKIVAAEALMRWTDSELGFVSPEDFIPLAEKNGLIHRLGDIVLLEACTQAAAWQQISPIKIAINFSSVQFRYCEALQERIVDVLVQTGLPASQLEMEVTESLLIEQDNALMKMLAYLKQLGVGLSIDDFGTGYSALSYLQKFSFTKLKIDRAFINNMTVCSSDASLVSAILAMAKSLKLKVVAEGIENDEQALFLQQHNCEFGQGYLFSRPVPAAEFTQLLIRDQNEASFTEQIERAG; encoded by the coding sequence ATGCTCACAAGTAACATGAAACACTTTAAATGGTTTAACAGCAAAACCGCGATCATCATTGCTGGCATCTTATTGAGCGGCTACTTAATTCTTATTTTGACTGTGACCAATTTAGGCCAGAGTCGCTTAAAAGAGTCACAAAATAGCGAGCTTAATTTAAGAGTCAGTAATTACACCGAAAACTTAAGTTTCTTCTTCGATGCCAGTGAAAAAAATATTGCCAACCTGAGTCAGAAGCGTGACGTTAATACCTATTTCTCAAATTTAGCGGCAGGTATGTCGCTGCAGTATGGACTCGGTTCGAGTCTATTTAGTCTTACTCAGATGATAGAAAACTTTACCCGATCAAACATGATGGATGGTCAGCAGATCTACACAAGAGTGATGATTGTCGGGATAGGGCAAACCGTTATTGTTAATACTCGACCAGAGGTGGCGTTTGATATTAACCAGCTCCCCCTGAAAGAGATGGAAACAAAAGACCATAAACTTCAGGTAGTTAAAGGCGTAGAAGGGACCGCCATTCAGTTACTGCAGACGATTTATCATCAGAATAAACCCGTTGCGATTCTAGTTGCCACCCTAAATACCGATCTGCTGATTAAACTTCTCTCGACGCAGGAGCATCTCGAGAGCGGCAGCTGCTTGACCTTGGTAACCCCCATCGGAGACATACTGGTTTGGAATTCATTGCAAGGTTGTGAAACTGAAACTGAAATTGGTAAGACTAGCTATTACGGCGATAATTCTAGGATCATCTATTTTGAGAAAAAGGTCGCGTCGACGCCGCTGGTGCTGGAGAGTTGGTTTAAGCCCGTTAGTGAGCAAGATATTTTCACCTCTGCGTGGTTTATAGCGGGGATCTCTCTTCTGGCGTTGCCAGTATTTCTGGGTTTGATCTACCTGATGCGAGTGAATAACGCCAACTTAGTGCTACAGACTCAGGTGGAGTTATCTTCAGAACAACAACAAAAACTGGCGATGCAAAACACTCAGCTGCATGAAGAGATTTCTAAGCGTAAGGAGTCTGAAAGTAAGCTGGAATATCAGGCGACTCATGATGAATTAACCAACTTAGCCAATCGCACCCATGGCATGGCTCGCTTGCAGGAGATGATTGGTCGTTCCCATGTGAAACAGACCCAAATTCTGTTGCTGTTTATCGATCTAGATAACTTTAAGCAGGTTAATGATACCGTGGGCCATCACGCTGGCGATCTGCTATTAAAGCAAGCCAGTAAGCGCCTACTAAAGTCTGTGCGTACCAGTGATATTGTCGCTCGCTTAGGTGGTGATGAGTTCTTGGTGATTGTGCCAGATATCCAGCATCAAGACTCTGCCAAGTTGGTAGCGAGTAGTATTTTATCTGTGTTTGAAAAGCCATTTCGAATTGAGCAGCAAGAATTTTTTGTCTCGGCCAGTATCGGTATGTCTGTTTACCCTAAAGATGGTACCAATGCTTCGACTCTGCTGAAACGCGCCGACACCGCGCTATACAGCGTTAAAGATATGGGCAGGAACGGTTTTAACTTTTACGATGAGCAGATGAACCTAGATGTGCAGCGTAGTTTTGCCCTCAATGTACGTTTACATCAGGCCGTGCAGCAAGGCGAATTAGAGATCTACTATCAACCGATCTTAGATCTGGTTAGTCGTAAGATCGTCGCTGCCGAAGCCCTTATGCGCTGGACCGATAGCGAGCTTGGTTTTGTTTCTCCAGAGGATTTCATTCCTTTGGCTGAGAAAAATGGCTTGATCCACCGACTCGGCGACATCGTCTTACTTGAGGCTTGTACTCAAGCTGCAGCTTGGCAGCAGATCAGCCCGATCAAGATCGCCATCAATTTCTCGAGTGTACAATTTAGGTATTGTGAGGCGTTGCAAGAGCGTATCGTCGATGTGTTGGTGCAAACGGGGCTTCCTGCTAGCCAGCTGGAAATGGAGGTGACCGAGAGTCTACTGATAGAGCAAGATAATGCCTTGATGAAGATGCTCGCTTATCTTAAGCAGCTCGGAGTAGGCCTATCTATCGATGATTTCGGTACCGGTTATTCGGCGTTAAGTTATCTGCAGAAATTCTCATTTACTAAGCTAAAAATTGATCGCGCCTTTATTAATAATATGACCGTTTGTTCATCGGATGCATCCTTGGTATCGGCGATACTGGCGATGGCTAAATCGTTAAAGCTTAAGGTGGTTGCTGAGGGAATTGAAAACGATGAGCAAGCGCTGTTTTTACAGCAGCACAATTGTGAATTTGGTCAGGGCTATCTGTTTAGTCGTCCTGTGCCGGCTGCAGAGTTTACTCAGCTATTAATTCGCGACCAGAATGAGGCCAGTTTTACAGAACAAATAGAACGAGCTGGTTAG
- the norV gene encoding anaerobic nitric oxide reductase flavorubredoxin yields MTIHVKNNIHWVGQRDWEVQDFHGTEYKMTKGTSYNSYLIREQKTVLIDTVDHRFSQQFIQNLEMEIDLNQIDYIVINHAEEDHSGALVALMAKIPNTPIYCTENAVDSIVGHHHHPEWNFNVVKTGDTLDIGNGKQLIFIEAPMLHWPDSMMTYQTGDAVLYSNDAFGQHYCDERLFNDEVDQTELMDQCLRYYSNILTPFSALVTAKIHEVLSFNVPVDMIATSHGIVWRDNPTQIIHQYLEWANDYQEDRITLFYDSMSNNTRMMADAIAQGIHDVDPSVAVKVFNVSRQDKNDILASIFRSKGILVGSSTMNNVMMPKVAGMLEEITGLRFKNKKAAAFGSFGWNGGAVDRIHTRLTDAGFETTYGMKTKWRPDGKAMRECREYGQHVAKQWALKDLSEPLKQNIVNREPLKADNSVESFTPATKSSASVAVTDSQKMLCTVCNWVYDPAIGEPNQDVAPGTTWSDVAEDFLCPECGIGKQVFQPIAGA; encoded by the coding sequence ATGACAATCCATGTCAAAAACAACATTCATTGGGTAGGACAACGCGACTGGGAAGTACAAGACTTCCATGGTACCGAGTACAAGATGACCAAAGGGACTAGCTACAACAGTTACCTTATTCGTGAGCAAAAGACGGTATTGATCGATACTGTCGATCATCGTTTTAGCCAGCAGTTTATTCAAAATCTTGAGATGGAGATCGATCTTAATCAAATCGACTACATAGTGATAAACCATGCCGAAGAAGATCATTCTGGCGCCTTAGTTGCGCTAATGGCAAAGATCCCTAATACCCCAATCTATTGCACTGAAAATGCGGTTGACTCCATTGTGGGTCACCACCATCACCCTGAGTGGAATTTCAATGTGGTTAAAACAGGTGACACCTTAGACATTGGTAATGGCAAGCAATTGATCTTTATCGAAGCGCCAATGCTTCACTGGCCAGATAGTATGATGACTTACCAAACGGGTGACGCAGTGCTGTATAGCAACGATGCCTTTGGTCAGCACTATTGCGATGAACGTCTATTTAACGACGAAGTCGATCAAACAGAGTTAATGGATCAATGCCTGCGTTATTACTCGAATATTTTAACTCCATTTAGTGCCTTGGTGACTGCGAAGATCCATGAAGTGCTGAGCTTTAATGTTCCGGTTGATATGATCGCAACGTCCCACGGTATTGTGTGGCGCGATAACCCAACGCAGATCATCCACCAATATCTTGAGTGGGCTAATGATTACCAAGAAGATCGCATTACGCTGTTCTATGATTCTATGTCGAATAACACTCGTATGATGGCAGATGCGATTGCCCAGGGGATCCATGATGTTGATCCGAGCGTTGCGGTGAAAGTCTTTAACGTATCGCGCCAAGATAAGAATGACATTCTTGCCAGTATCTTTAGATCGAAAGGGATCTTAGTGGGCTCATCAACCATGAATAACGTGATGATGCCAAAAGTGGCTGGCATGTTAGAAGAGATCACCGGCTTAAGATTTAAGAATAAGAAGGCGGCTGCCTTCGGTAGTTTTGGTTGGAATGGTGGTGCAGTCGATCGTATTCATACGCGTTTAACCGATGCAGGCTTTGAAACGACCTATGGGATGAAAACTAAGTGGCGCCCAGATGGTAAAGCCATGCGTGAATGCCGCGAATACGGTCAACATGTTGCTAAGCAGTGGGCACTCAAAGATCTGTCTGAACCGCTAAAGCAAAACATAGTCAACCGCGAACCACTTAAAGCAGATAACAGTGTTGAGTCGTTTACGCCTGCTACAAAAAGTAGCGCAAGCGTTGCTGTGACTGATAGTCAAAAGATGTTGTGCACAGTATGTAATTGGGTTTATGACCCAGCCATTGGTGAGCCAAATCAAGATGTGGCCCCCGGCACCACTTGGTCAGATGTAGCGGAAGATTTTCTGTGCCCAGAATGCGGTATTGGTAAACAAGTGTTTCAACCCATAGCAGGAGCATAA
- a CDS encoding transporter substrate-binding domain-containing protein: MKSRFIIQLVVMLFLGLSANHALARDLAEIKAEGVLRHLGVPYANFVSQYSEGNKLTHNGLDIELMQNFADYLGVEYEFVPAKWSNVFGMLTGRNGQFINNQVVYGEPEPIVGDVIANGLTILDWREELVDFSDDYFPSAVWLVARTSSELNPIKPTGSTSGDVAQVKELLKQRDILAMKQSCLDPDLYNLYATQANVILPVKQLQLNEMVPFLLSIEAEATLLDVADSLIAIDKWPNAIKIIGPISEDQRMAIGFRKDSPQLREVFNGYLKQIRADGSYNKLVKKHYPTVFHYYQDYFEQAAADAHK, translated from the coding sequence ATGAAATCAAGATTCATCATTCAGCTAGTCGTAATGTTGTTTTTAGGCTTATCAGCGAATCATGCTTTGGCGAGAGATTTAGCCGAGATTAAAGCTGAAGGAGTGTTACGTCATCTAGGTGTACCTTATGCAAACTTCGTTTCTCAGTATTCAGAAGGAAACAAGTTAACCCATAATGGCCTCGATATTGAGCTGATGCAAAACTTCGCCGATTATCTTGGTGTCGAATATGAGTTCGTACCAGCCAAGTGGAGCAATGTATTTGGTATGTTGACTGGGCGTAATGGCCAGTTTATTAATAACCAAGTGGTTTATGGCGAGCCGGAGCCTATTGTGGGGGATGTGATAGCCAACGGCTTAACCATTTTAGATTGGCGCGAAGAGTTAGTCGATTTCTCCGATGACTACTTCCCGTCTGCGGTATGGCTCGTTGCGCGCACCAGTTCCGAACTTAATCCTATCAAGCCAACTGGCTCTACTTCGGGCGATGTTGCTCAGGTAAAAGAGTTGCTGAAACAGCGTGATATTCTGGCGATGAAGCAGTCCTGCCTCGACCCCGATCTATACAATCTTTATGCGACTCAGGCTAATGTGATTCTGCCCGTGAAACAATTGCAGCTCAATGAGATGGTGCCTTTCTTACTCAGCATCGAGGCCGAAGCGACCTTATTAGATGTTGCCGACTCTCTGATAGCAATAGATAAATGGCCTAATGCAATCAAGATCATCGGTCCAATTTCTGAAGATCAGAGAATGGCCATAGGTTTTCGTAAAGACTCGCCACAGCTGAGGGAGGTCTTCAATGGCTACCTGAAGCAGATCCGCGCGGATGGTAGCTATAACAAGTTAGTGAAAAAGCATTACCCGACCGTTTTTCATTATTATCAAGATTATTTTGAACAAGCGGCAGCCGATGCTCACAAGTAA
- a CDS encoding YoaK family protein — protein MISRLPKWVEYGAFILAFTAGSVNAIGLLGFEHQSVSHLSGTATLVGTQLLSSSPTVLFHLMGILVSFMFGATISGAFLSGSSLKLGRHYDTLLLIEAGLLLFAIDLLQDGTYYGHYMASAACGLQNALATTYSGAIVRTTHVTGIFTDLGIMLGGILKGEKFDKRKAVLFMLIIAGFISGGALGAYLFAKLQFFALLAPAAICIALAMSYRFYKALNRPKP, from the coding sequence GTGATTTCTAGACTTCCTAAATGGGTTGAGTATGGCGCGTTTATTCTGGCTTTTACGGCGGGTAGCGTGAATGCAATCGGCTTGCTAGGCTTTGAGCATCAATCAGTCTCTCACCTCTCAGGCACGGCAACCTTAGTCGGCACTCAGCTTTTAAGTTCCTCACCCACTGTTCTGTTTCATCTTATGGGGATCTTAGTCAGCTTTATGTTTGGTGCCACGATTTCTGGCGCCTTTCTATCAGGCAGTAGCCTCAAGCTAGGGCGCCATTACGACACCTTGCTGCTTATCGAGGCGGGCTTGTTGCTGTTTGCCATCGATCTGCTGCAAGATGGCACCTACTATGGTCACTACATGGCATCGGCGGCTTGCGGCTTGCAAAACGCACTGGCAACCACCTATAGCGGCGCTATCGTACGTACTACCCACGTTACCGGCATTTTCACTGACTTAGGTATCATGTTAGGTGGTATCTTGAAGGGGGAAAAATTTGATAAGCGTAAGGCCGTACTGTTTATGCTTATCATCGCAGGTTTTATCTCTGGCGGCGCCTTAGGTGCTTACCTGTTTGCTAAGCTGCAATTCTTTGCCCTACTCGCCCCCGCCGCCATCTGTATAGCACTGGCGATGAGCTACCGATTTTATAAAGCATTAAATCGCCCGAAGCCCTAA
- a CDS encoding peptidylprolyl isomerase: MIIFTTNLGDIEIELDLEKAPVSAKNFIKYCQDGFFEGTIFHRVIKGFMIQGGGFTAEMEEKPTRAAIVNEANRGLKNVRGSIAMARTDAPHSATGQFFINLADNNFLDHTATTNAGWGYAVFGQVTKGMDVVTKIGRAKTTSKGDHDDVPRETIIIEKVTIC, from the coding sequence ATGATTATTTTTACTACCAATTTAGGTGATATCGAGATTGAACTCGATCTGGAAAAGGCGCCAGTTAGCGCTAAGAACTTTATCAAGTACTGCCAAGATGGCTTTTTTGAGGGCACGATTTTTCATCGCGTCATAAAAGGTTTTATGATCCAAGGTGGCGGTTTTACTGCTGAGATGGAAGAGAAGCCGACTCGAGCGGCTATCGTTAACGAAGCTAATCGAGGCCTTAAGAATGTGCGTGGCAGTATCGCCATGGCGCGCACCGATGCGCCGCATTCTGCTACCGGGCAATTTTTTATCAACTTAGCCGACAATAACTTTTTAGATCATACCGCAACGACCAATGCGGGCTGGGGTTATGCGGTATTTGGTCAAGTCACTAAAGGTATGGATGTGGTCACTAAGATTGGCCGCGCGAAAACGACCTCTAAAGGCGACCATGATGATGTACCAAGAGAAACTATCATCATCGAAAAAGTCACCATCTGTTAG
- the norW gene encoding NADH:flavorubredoxin reductase NorW, protein MMSEQIDAPIVIIGSGFAAYQLIRAIRRSDQTIKIQVFSADNGDDYNKPDLSHVVSKQQLASDLVRASGDELARELNFELHANTYVDSIEPDQHKIMVAGKVYPYAKLVIATGARAFVPPLSGNAVDRIVTLNSLQEYQVAEQELALAKRVLVIGGGLIGTELSMDLATAGKRVITVDPCDQLMANLLPEYIATQLSKQMQQIGVQLALNNKVSSISSSEDCGAFQVELANGESLIVDTVISAAGLQANTQLALQAGLAVKRGIVVDKQMQTTAMDVYALGDCAEIGGKVLAYLQPALVCANALAKTLLGQLTAVVLPAMLVKVKTPLYPIQLAGQAVQQVNRWQLDIDAQGTCVQAFDTDEQLQGFVVAEQHMSKAFGLLKRLGKAPA, encoded by the coding sequence ATGATGAGTGAGCAAATTGATGCGCCAATCGTCATCATTGGTAGTGGCTTTGCCGCTTACCAACTTATTAGAGCCATTCGACGCAGCGATCAAACCATTAAGATCCAGGTTTTTAGTGCTGATAATGGTGATGATTACAATAAACCAGACTTGAGCCATGTGGTGTCTAAGCAGCAGTTGGCAAGCGATCTTGTGCGTGCATCAGGCGATGAGCTAGCGCGGGAGCTTAACTTTGAGCTGCACGCCAATACCTATGTAGACTCGATTGAGCCAGATCAACATAAGATCATGGTTGCAGGGAAGGTGTATCCATACGCAAAGCTAGTTATTGCAACCGGAGCTAGGGCTTTTGTGCCGCCGCTCTCAGGCAACGCAGTGGATCGCATTGTGACCCTCAATAGTTTGCAAGAGTATCAAGTTGCCGAGCAAGAATTGGCATTGGCCAAGCGAGTGCTGGTAATAGGCGGCGGTTTGATCGGCACCGAGTTATCTATGGATCTCGCAACAGCAGGCAAGCGAGTTATCACTGTCGATCCTTGCGATCAACTGATGGCTAATTTACTCCCCGAATACATTGCCACTCAGCTAAGCAAGCAGATGCAGCAAATAGGCGTACAGTTAGCGCTGAATAACAAAGTGAGTAGCATTAGCTCGAGTGAAGATTGTGGAGCTTTTCAGGTAGAGCTGGCAAATGGTGAGTCGCTTATTGTCGATACTGTCATTTCTGCCGCAGGACTTCAGGCTAACACTCAGCTAGCACTGCAAGCGGGTTTGGCGGTTAAGCGAGGCATAGTGGTGGATAAGCAAATGCAAACCACGGCAATGGATGTCTATGCCTTAGGCGATTGCGCTGAGATTGGCGGTAAGGTGCTAGCCTATCTGCAGCCAGCTTTAGTTTGTGCCAATGCATTAGCTAAAACCTTGTTAGGCCAATTAACGGCAGTCGTATTGCCTGCCATGTTGGTTAAAGTTAAAACGCCGCTTTATCCTATTCAGTTGGCAGGGCAAGCCGTGCAACAGGTTAATCGCTGGCAATTAGATATAGATGCACAGGGGACTTGTGTACAAGCATTTGATACTGATGAACAGTTACAAGGTTTTGTGGTTGCAGAGCAGCACATGAGTAAGGCTTTTGGTTTGCTTAAGCGTTTAGGAAAAGCGCCTGCCTAA